The window AAGGTACGTtcagaatgtgttccatttctcctctgtgtggctcagaactgtgccgtatagCCGCAGCGGatcaacgactaggttggcagAAACtacgaacggtagttcaaagatgcgcacggtactcacccccagaccagcatggtcaactcctatCACGCTCACattaccgtctgcgtgacagaagcgaaagccatttgcagatcgttggagtaatctgtcgcaggccgcttcgaaaatcagtttgaggtacactgtgctggttactATAGActtgtggttctatgtgcatgatgtctcgtagaACCCGTTCAATTTCATGGATATGCGGTCTagtgtacgatgcgttgaacgttagtttgattgtggcttttcgatatgagaacgccatggcgggtcggtacaggtactataaggcaatacaacgacgcgaccgcgcgctagcgggtaaacaacacCGGCGGAGCACTGCCGGCGCGTCGACCCCGTCCGCACGGTACCACGActgtccatctgagccaacgaggacacagaggatagcgcgactgcagggatttgtctctggcacgcctcccgcgaaacccacattctcaacgtattgtcccgcactacattcgtagtggccccgcccattatactcattactcgcggcgcgttgccgattgccgtaagaattcgggcactgtttgtgcattcgcacagaagaagaaggtcaagtggccggtgagcctaagctatatgtatatactaagatggtatctgttctttcggacatgttcgaaagaagagataccaacggtgaccatgcagctcgttgggcgggggcactacaaatgtagtgcggaCAAATacgctgagaatgtgggtttcgcgggacgcgtgccagagataaatccctgcagtcgcgctgtcctctgcgtcctcggtggctcagatggatagagcgtctgccatgtaagcgggagatctcgtgttcgagtcccggttgctgcacacattttcatctgtccccgttgatgtatgtcaacgcctgtaagcagctaatggtgttcatttcattgtaatttcattctagcgagctgcaTAGTCACCAATGGTACCTGATCTTTcgaacatgcccgaaagaacagataccatcttagtatattaaCGCATGTAATTATGGCAACTGATGGTCCAAAATACTTTCAAGTTTTTGACATTAAAATGACACGGAGCAGTGCATCTTTGGAACGAAGAAGCTTTTTGAGTGCTGTGTATCTGAAGTCGCGAGAGGCGCGACAAACAACATCAGCTGTGTTATTATCCGGTGGTAAACGGTTCTACAGATGTAACGGCGGGGGACGTAACGGCGGGCTCGTTAAGACCTCGTCGCGTTGTCGCGGAGCCTAACGACGTGCGCTGACGGCCGGCTCGCTATAAAACGGCACGCACGCCGGCAACGTACCAGAGTCATCCTCTGCCATGGCAAACCGAAGTGTCCTGGTCTGCTGCGTTCTGGCGCTGCTGGTGAGCAGCTGCTCCGCCAAGCCGGAGGCCCTCGGCGGCTTGCTCGGCGGTGTCGTCGGCACCGTAGGGGGCGTCGTCGGCGGCGTTGTCGAAGGCGTGGCCCAGACGGCCATCAGCCTCCTCGAGCTGCCCAGGGTCCTGCTGCTCACCGGCCTCGACTTCTTCCTCAACATCTTCCAAGTCTGCCCTCCCCTCAAAGCGCCGCTCTACGACGTCATCTACCCTCAGGGAACGCTCACTGTGGAATTCGTCAACACTAGGCTCAACCAGTGCGTCACTATTCTGAACCAGGTAAGACAAGAAATATTTCTACAACTCAGATGTTGACGTAGCTATAGCTTTCTTTCTTTATGTACTCCACAACCCTCAAATACTGGGTACGTATTGGGAATGTGATGCCCAACATTCCTGCACTCATAAGAAGTCTGTATCGCCAATATGAAATTTTAGCAGAAATTCTCGGGGGAATTAAAGTGGAATCCTTCGAAAAAAAACCTGGCATTGTTCTCGTGAAATACTATTTGATGCACTTAGAAAATCTGTATTCGACCATTATGCTGCCGCCATCGTATACCTCTCGTAGGGGTCATGAGAATAACAGAAATTAGGCATACAGACCTATTTTTACCCTCACTCCATACACGGATGAATTAGACAGAAAACCAATAATAACCATACGAAGTATCCTGCACTATGCACTATATAATGAGTTGTGAAATGTATATGTAGACCATTATACCTCGACGAAATCTGTTGTCACCAAATACATAACGAAAAATTTTGCAGAAATCTAAAATTTAGATTGAAAAATTAATTGATCAccattacttttaaaataaaactaaataatagTTACAAGTATAACAAATATATCTCACAAGTTTGATATGTGCTTTTATAAACCAAGGCATAATGAGTACATGAGACGGTTCGAACTGCTTATGTATAACAATTTTTTATGTTAGGTTTATTCTTGTACAGTGCACACCGCAACTCCCTCTATCTAACTTAGCTCCTCGCTTTTGTTTACATTGCTACCAAAGTCGAAAACCAAATTTCACATTTGTAAGTCTTGCCGAATGGTATCAGTAttcttaagtcattttcagacaaaaATCCTCCAACCTCTCACCATAATGTAGACAGTTCTCTTTTATGAACCCATATTTTTATTGTCTTTTCTTCGctgagtacatgaaattatagtTTGAACACAATGCCGCTGAATATACAAGGACTATTCGGAAAATaagaaacgatcggtcgcgaaatggaaaccacattgaaaatcaacTCTGTATTATTTCCAACAGTTAGTTACATCTTCCATCATTTTCTCTACATAATTAGGCATCTGTGATCATAGAAGGCACCCTGCTGCGCTTTCCCTATTTCCTACGCTGGAAACAGCTCGTTGTCTCtgacaaaatattgtcttcatggccagcggttcgtttgagcaaagAC is drawn from Schistocerca gregaria isolate iqSchGreg1 chromosome 3, iqSchGreg1.2, whole genome shotgun sequence and contains these coding sequences:
- the LOC126355735 gene encoding uncharacterized protein LOC126355735, with translation MANRSVLVCCVLALLVSSCSAKPEALGGLLGGVVGTVGGVVGGVVEGVAQTAISLLELPRVLLLTGLDFFLNIFQVCPPLKAPLYDVIYPQGTLTVEFVNTRLNQCVTILNQLVAQKQLTLVQAQDILAQVQLQLKAVLAGKLNTALLVPVHL